A genome region from Streptomyces sp. S4.7 includes the following:
- a CDS encoding sugar ABC transporter permease, which yields MSTTGIPAPKSASPRTRWRLRPPRIGALFVSPYVLFVTAVFAVPLGYTIWISFHRFYFTAPGTDIDTPWVGLRNYQDVFTDPVVQRSFLNIAIFLVINVPLTVVLALVLASALNAKLPFRSFFRAAYYLPYVTASVALVAVWQYIFGADGLLNTALGDLAPDPSWLVNSTLAMPVIAVFVTWKQLGFFVMLYLAALQSVPRELYESASLDGAGRVRSFMSVTVPGVRHATTLVTVFAIITGANLFSEPYLLTGGGGPDHASSSPVLVMYQKGIEQAHPDFAAALGVVLVLFVVVLALVARKFTEKGAE from the coding sequence ATGAGCACCACCGGCATCCCCGCCCCGAAGAGCGCCTCCCCCCGCACCCGTTGGCGCCTGCGCCCGCCACGCATCGGCGCCCTCTTCGTGTCGCCGTACGTCCTGTTCGTCACCGCCGTGTTCGCCGTCCCCCTCGGCTACACGATCTGGATCTCGTTCCACCGCTTCTACTTCACGGCGCCCGGCACCGACATCGACACCCCCTGGGTCGGACTGCGCAACTACCAGGACGTGTTCACCGACCCGGTCGTCCAGCGGTCCTTCCTCAACATCGCCATCTTCCTCGTGATCAACGTGCCGCTGACGGTGGTGCTCGCACTGGTCCTGGCGAGCGCGCTCAACGCCAAACTGCCCTTCCGGTCCTTCTTCCGCGCCGCCTACTACCTGCCGTACGTCACGGCGAGCGTGGCACTGGTCGCCGTGTGGCAGTACATCTTCGGCGCCGACGGACTGCTCAACACCGCTCTCGGCGATCTCGCCCCCGACCCGTCCTGGCTGGTCAACTCCACCCTCGCGATGCCGGTGATCGCCGTCTTCGTCACCTGGAAACAGCTCGGCTTCTTCGTGATGCTCTACCTCGCGGCGCTCCAGAGCGTCCCCAGGGAGCTCTACGAATCCGCGTCCCTCGACGGCGCCGGCCGCGTCCGCTCCTTCATGTCGGTGACCGTGCCCGGCGTACGCCACGCCACCACCCTCGTCACGGTGTTCGCCATCATCACCGGCGCCAACCTCTTCAGCGAGCCCTATCTGCTCACCGGCGGCGGCGGGCCCGACCACGCCTCCTCCTCACCCGTCCTCGTCATGTACCAGAAGGGCATCGAGCAGGCCCACCCCGACTTCGCGGCGGCGCTCGGAGTCGTGCTCGTCCTCTTCGTGGTCGTACTCGCCCTGGTCGCCCGCAAGTTCACCGAGAAGGGAGCCGAGTGA
- a CDS encoding carbohydrate ABC transporter permease translates to MVGGGRPLRLAVLTLGAVAFLFPFYYMVVGSLGKVTSGDLDGALPRPNNTTTGNYESINGAISLGRSLVNSGVFTMGVLLCTMVFGVLAGYALARLQFRGRGTLFAVLLLIQTIPFQLLMLPLYVLVVRDYGLGDSYLGMILPFAINSTAVFLFRQFFLQIPATFFEAARIDGASEPRILWQIAIPMVRPALLSGALLTFIGPWNEFLWPFLVTKNADMQPLAVSLAGFMSNLQGTVANPTGALMAGACVLAVPAVVLFLLFQRHFTQTDIDSGTKG, encoded by the coding sequence ATGGTCGGCGGCGGCCGCCCCCTGCGCCTCGCCGTCCTCACCCTCGGCGCGGTCGCCTTCCTCTTCCCCTTCTACTACATGGTCGTCGGCTCGCTGGGAAAGGTCACCAGCGGCGACCTCGACGGCGCCCTCCCACGCCCCAACAACACGACCACCGGCAACTACGAGAGCATCAACGGCGCGATCTCACTGGGCCGTTCACTCGTCAACTCCGGTGTCTTCACCATGGGCGTGCTGCTGTGCACGATGGTCTTCGGCGTACTCGCCGGATACGCCCTCGCCCGGCTCCAGTTCCGCGGCCGGGGCACACTCTTCGCCGTACTGCTCCTCATCCAGACCATCCCGTTCCAGCTGCTGATGCTGCCCCTCTACGTTCTGGTCGTACGCGACTACGGGCTGGGCGACAGCTACCTCGGGATGATCCTGCCGTTCGCGATCAACTCGACCGCCGTCTTCCTTTTCCGCCAGTTCTTCCTCCAGATCCCCGCCACCTTCTTCGAGGCGGCCCGCATCGACGGCGCGAGCGAACCGCGCATCCTGTGGCAGATCGCGATCCCGATGGTCAGGCCCGCGCTGCTCAGCGGCGCCCTGCTGACCTTCATCGGACCCTGGAACGAATTCCTCTGGCCGTTCCTCGTCACCAAGAACGCGGACATGCAGCCACTCGCCGTGTCCCTCGCCGGATTCATGAGCAACCTCCAGGGCACCGTCGCCAATCCGACCGGCGCACTCATGGCGGGCGCCTGCGTTCTCGCCGTACCCGCCGTCGTCCTCTTCCTGCTCTTCCAGCGCCACTTCACCCAGACCGACATCGACTCCGGAACAAAGGGCTGA